In one Novipirellula artificiosorum genomic region, the following are encoded:
- the rsxC gene encoding electron transport complex subunit RsxC, which yields MIDAVKHLFGVKTFSHGIHPPDSKDGTRDLPIRQFAFAPLLIVPFSQHIGKPAIPVVGEGAEVTRGQMLAKPDGFMSVAIHAPATGVISRIGLTPAINGKMTPGFFLKPYEASTQEVMEGAVVDPETATPEEILTAIQNAGVVGLGGAGFPTHAKLKVPEGRSIDTLILNGAECEPYLTTDHRVMLEHAEDVMRGIPYLLRATRAERVIIAVESNKRDAAESLRAAIPPGQPITVEVLPVKYPQGAEKMLTSALVGREIPSGGLPLDVGVICTNIGTTAEIGHLLPRGMGLYERVITVGGPAVKKKGNYRIPIGTPLRFILDVVGVEDDITTVVMGGPMMGAAASSLDISITKGSTGVIAFTERETGRVNNQTEYPCIKCGACVDACPIFLNPSSLGLLAEKGRYDEMVDDFHLRDCFECGCCTFVCPSHIPLVQKFRVAKAAVRKAAQVAK from the coding sequence ATGATAGACGCAGTCAAACATCTTTTCGGTGTGAAAACCTTTTCGCACGGAATCCATCCCCCCGACTCCAAGGACGGGACTCGCGATCTACCGATCCGCCAGTTTGCGTTTGCGCCGCTGTTGATCGTGCCGTTTTCTCAGCACATCGGCAAACCGGCGATCCCGGTCGTCGGCGAAGGTGCCGAGGTGACTCGCGGCCAAATGCTTGCGAAGCCGGACGGTTTTATGTCGGTGGCGATCCATGCCCCGGCGACAGGCGTGATTAGCCGCATCGGCTTGACTCCCGCGATCAACGGCAAGATGACGCCGGGTTTCTTTTTGAAGCCCTACGAAGCTTCGACGCAAGAAGTGATGGAAGGTGCTGTGGTCGACCCCGAAACAGCGACGCCCGAAGAAATCTTGACGGCGATTCAGAACGCAGGGGTGGTGGGGCTTGGCGGTGCGGGGTTTCCAACGCATGCCAAGCTGAAAGTTCCCGAAGGCCGCTCGATCGATACGCTGATTCTTAACGGTGCGGAGTGCGAACCGTATTTGACGACGGACCACCGCGTCATGCTGGAACATGCCGAAGATGTGATGCGAGGGATTCCCTATTTGCTTCGGGCCACCCGTGCCGAACGTGTGATCATCGCGGTCGAATCGAACAAACGCGATGCGGCCGAGTCGCTCCGTGCGGCAATCCCTCCGGGTCAGCCGATCACGGTGGAAGTGTTGCCGGTGAAGTACCCGCAAGGTGCGGAGAAAATGTTGACTTCCGCCTTGGTGGGACGCGAAATTCCTTCGGGGGGCTTGCCGCTTGATGTCGGGGTGATTTGCACGAACATCGGTACCACGGCCGAGATCGGGCACTTGTTGCCGCGAGGCATGGGGCTTTACGAGCGAGTGATTACCGTTGGTGGTCCAGCCGTTAAAAAGAAGGGGAACTATCGGATACCGATCGGTACCCCATTGCGGTTTATTCTCGATGTTGTCGGCGTCGAAGACGACATCACGACCGTTGTGATGGGCGGCCCGATGATGGGCGCGGCGGCCTCAAGCCTCGATATCTCGATCACCAAGGGCTCGACCGGCGTGATTGCGTTCACCGAGCGTGAAACGGGGCGGGTGAACAACCAAACTGAGTATCCGTGTATCAAGTGCGGAGCGTGTGTCGATGCGTGTCCGATTTTCTTGAATCCTTCCTCCTTAGGTCTGCTTGCCGAGAAAGGGCGGTACGACGAAATGGTGGACGATTTCCACTTGCGTGATTGTTTCGAGTGCGGTTGTTGCACGTTTGTTTGCCCATCGCATATTCCGCTTGTGCAAAAGTTCCGCGTTGCCAAGGCCGCGGTTCGAAAGGCAGCACAGGTGGCGAAATGA
- a CDS encoding 2-oxoacid:acceptor oxidoreductase family protein — protein MAKPAPSFKFPGKRGAVDGNTAVILCEREGTDAAGAYPITPSTQMGEYWAEAAAQGYVNTSGRPLIFIEPEGEHAAAAVTAGLSMTGLRASNFSSGQGIAYMHESLYAAVGKRLTYILNVGARAMTKSTLNVHAGHDDYHCMDDTGFFQLFAKDAQAAADLNIISHRIAELALTPGAIAQDGFLTTHLIESIQIPERALIAQYLGNPADIINTPTGAQQILYGDKRRRIPEVWTVDDPMMTGTVQNQDSYMQSVAAQRPYFFDHIPELTQQAIDEFYDLTGRRYDRVMTYRVEDADFLILGQGSMIPTAEVVADYLRESRGIKVGVVNLVMFRPFPADLLGKILKGKKGVAVLERIDQPLAVDLPLMREIRATMSRCMENGRDRKETPYPALETYTSLTDAPSLYSGSFGMGSRDLQPEGIIAAVENMLPEGAKRKFYYLSIDFLRENAVSPKQKIHQESIEDKYPNIRELAIRGSENPNLMPDSSITVRMHSVGGWGAITTGKNLAMTLYDLLDYHIKANPKYGSEKKGQPTTYYLSASPEPIRVNSEYFYVDVVLSPDPNVFNHTNALAGLKEGGVFIIQSDAKSPEEMWASIPEPYRRIIVDKKINLFYLDAFQIAREVASDSDLQLRMQGIAFQGAFFAASPVAEKAGLSEQRLLDAIHAQLQKKFGGKGARIVTENMQVVKRGYDEVRQIQHGDIAQPASNGQAASAEPALPMVLRTMPRSQSPTTDIHRFWEQTGSFYARGMGTDTITDPFVGLGTIPAVTTLFRDMSGIRFEYPEWIAENCTACGKCYTVCPDTAIPGLVNEVNQVFETIVSRVRKRQPELKHLPRQARKVEKHLREFLSDSQETDNVGKMIDGAIAQTIRGLNYEPEKNEEVKQELALFREELGDFQFALSRPYFTNKEKEAAGEGGLLCITVNPYTCKGCMECVEVCDDDALRPAKQTDEAVAKLRRNWSVWQDLPTTPPKYIRVQDLEQGIGALETMLLDKRNYSALASGDGACLGCGEKSIVHIFTATIEALMQPRVAKHVEYVDGLIEKMESHIHRKLIQEIDVSDPAALSKIIDEIGSGDVTLGGIAGLVEQKSGGQPIDQQWLGQITDLLAKLKKLKWRYTEGTTGKGRANAGMVNSTGCSSVWGSTFPFNPYPFPWANHLFQDATSVALGLFEGHMSKMAEGFKTIRMVENELSGGKPMDEAMTYFNWEQFTDEEWELCPPVVAMGGDGAMYDIGFQNLSRAMMSGKPIKVVVLDTQVYSNTGGQACTSGFFGQISDMAQYGKATKGKPEIRKEIGLIGMAHRTTYVMQSSISNPNHLIEGFIEGLKTRRPALFNLYTSCQPEHGIGDDMSANQAKLAVESRAYPLFKYNPDHGVLPEDCFDLDGNPAMDETWPTYELQYIDNGRKKSMEIPMTFADFAATEIRFRKHYRVAPIETWNDNMVLMHEFLELSDDEREGKFPFIWSVGRDKELMRLLVAEPIVRSCEDRRDFWAMLRSIAKVGEPTIDRGAVEAEVRQEMTQRIAVGIANMMSGGGAAALLDAPVVPSTTAAASSNGSASGDGEYMAPWIDTPECTSCDECVNVNKKIFKYNDKKKAEIIDPNGGPYSDLVKAAERCTAAIIHPGLPKDRSAKDIEKWIARGEKFN, from the coding sequence ATGGCAAAACCAGCACCTTCATTTAAATTTCCTGGCAAACGCGGCGCCGTTGATGGCAACACGGCCGTCATTCTATGTGAGCGCGAAGGAACGGACGCGGCCGGTGCTTACCCCATTACGCCTTCCACCCAAATGGGTGAGTATTGGGCCGAGGCTGCCGCACAAGGTTACGTCAATACGTCCGGCCGACCGTTGATTTTCATCGAACCCGAAGGGGAGCATGCGGCCGCAGCGGTGACCGCAGGGCTTTCGATGACCGGGTTACGGGCGAGTAACTTTTCGTCCGGTCAAGGGATCGCCTACATGCACGAGTCGCTCTACGCGGCGGTTGGCAAGCGGTTGACTTACATCTTGAATGTTGGTGCTCGGGCGATGACCAAGTCGACGTTGAACGTCCACGCGGGGCACGACGACTACCACTGCATGGACGACACCGGTTTCTTCCAGTTGTTTGCCAAGGACGCGCAGGCTGCAGCCGATTTGAACATCATCTCGCATCGGATCGCCGAACTGGCGCTGACCCCCGGCGCGATCGCGCAAGACGGTTTTTTGACGACGCACTTGATCGAATCGATCCAGATTCCTGAGCGTGCTTTGATCGCACAGTATCTCGGCAATCCTGCGGACATCATCAACACGCCGACCGGGGCTCAGCAGATCCTTTACGGTGACAAGCGTCGTCGGATTCCGGAGGTTTGGACCGTTGACGATCCGATGATGACCGGGACGGTACAAAACCAAGATTCCTACATGCAAAGTGTCGCGGCACAGCGCCCCTACTTTTTCGATCACATTCCTGAGTTGACGCAGCAAGCGATTGACGAGTTCTACGATTTGACCGGTCGCCGATACGATCGAGTGATGACGTATCGTGTGGAGGATGCGGACTTCTTGATCCTTGGCCAAGGCAGCATGATTCCGACCGCGGAAGTGGTTGCCGACTACTTGCGTGAGAGTCGTGGTATCAAGGTGGGCGTGGTCAACCTCGTTATGTTCCGGCCCTTCCCTGCCGACCTGCTTGGCAAGATTTTGAAGGGCAAAAAGGGCGTCGCGGTTCTCGAGCGAATCGACCAACCGTTGGCAGTCGATCTGCCGTTGATGCGTGAAATCAGGGCAACGATGAGCCGTTGTATGGAAAACGGTCGCGACCGAAAAGAAACGCCCTATCCTGCTTTGGAAACCTACACCTCGCTCACCGACGCACCGTCGCTGTATTCAGGTTCGTTTGGGATGGGCAGTCGTGACTTGCAACCCGAAGGCATCATTGCTGCGGTGGAGAACATGCTTCCCGAGGGAGCGAAGCGAAAGTTCTACTACCTCTCGATTGACTTTTTGCGAGAGAACGCTGTCAGCCCGAAGCAGAAAATTCATCAGGAATCGATCGAAGACAAGTATCCGAATATCCGTGAACTTGCGATTCGTGGATCGGAAAACCCGAACCTGATGCCCGACAGCAGCATTACCGTTCGGATGCACTCGGTCGGTGGTTGGGGAGCGATCACGACAGGCAAGAACTTGGCGATGACGCTGTACGATTTGCTCGACTATCACATCAAAGCGAATCCAAAATACGGTAGCGAAAAGAAGGGCCAACCGACGACCTATTACTTGTCAGCATCGCCCGAGCCGATCCGCGTCAATAGCGAGTACTTTTACGTTGACGTTGTCTTGTCCCCCGACCCGAATGTCTTCAACCACACCAACGCGTTGGCGGGCCTCAAAGAGGGGGGCGTGTTCATCATCCAAAGCGATGCCAAAAGCCCCGAGGAAATGTGGGCGAGCATTCCCGAGCCTTACCGCCGAATCATCGTCGACAAAAAGATCAATCTGTTCTACCTCGATGCGTTTCAGATCGCTCGTGAAGTGGCCAGTGATTCGGACCTTCAATTGCGGATGCAAGGGATTGCTTTCCAAGGTGCTTTCTTTGCCGCCTCGCCCGTTGCGGAGAAAGCGGGCCTGTCCGAGCAACGATTGCTCGACGCGATTCACGCTCAGTTGCAGAAGAAATTTGGTGGCAAGGGTGCTCGAATCGTTACCGAAAACATGCAGGTCGTGAAACGCGGCTACGACGAAGTTCGGCAAATTCAACATGGCGACATCGCTCAGCCGGCATCCAATGGACAAGCGGCTTCGGCAGAACCCGCGTTGCCAATGGTGCTGCGGACGATGCCCCGCAGTCAATCGCCGACAACCGATATTCATCGCTTCTGGGAGCAAACCGGCTCCTTCTACGCTCGCGGCATGGGAACCGACACGATCACCGATCCGTTCGTCGGTCTCGGCACCATTCCCGCCGTCACGACCCTGTTCCGCGACATGAGCGGGATTCGGTTTGAATACCCTGAATGGATCGCCGAGAATTGCACCGCGTGTGGCAAGTGCTACACGGTTTGTCCCGATACGGCGATTCCTGGACTGGTGAACGAAGTGAACCAAGTCTTCGAAACGATTGTCAGTCGGGTTCGTAAACGCCAACCCGAATTGAAGCATTTGCCGCGGCAAGCGAGAAAGGTCGAAAAGCACCTGCGCGAGTTCTTGTCGGATTCGCAAGAAACCGACAACGTCGGCAAGATGATCGACGGTGCCATTGCACAAACGATTCGCGGTTTGAATTACGAACCGGAAAAGAATGAAGAGGTGAAGCAAGAGCTCGCGCTGTTCCGTGAAGAACTGGGAGACTTTCAATTTGCTCTTTCGCGTCCCTACTTCACGAATAAAGAAAAGGAAGCCGCGGGTGAAGGTGGATTGCTTTGCATTACGGTGAATCCTTACACCTGCAAAGGCTGTATGGAATGTGTCGAGGTGTGTGATGACGATGCGCTTCGGCCTGCGAAACAAACCGACGAGGCAGTCGCAAAATTGCGTCGCAATTGGAGCGTTTGGCAAGACTTGCCGACGACGCCTCCGAAGTACATCCGTGTCCAGGATCTCGAACAAGGCATCGGTGCACTCGAAACCATGCTGCTCGACAAACGTAACTACTCGGCTCTGGCCAGCGGGGATGGTGCATGTTTGGGATGCGGCGAAAAGAGTATCGTGCACATCTTCACGGCGACGATCGAAGCGCTGATGCAGCCTCGGGTGGCCAAGCATGTCGAATATGTCGATGGCTTGATCGAAAAAATGGAAAGCCATATCCATCGCAAGTTGATTCAAGAAATCGATGTCAGCGATCCGGCTGCCCTGTCAAAGATCATTGACGAGATCGGTTCGGGCGATGTGACGCTTGGCGGAATCGCTGGCTTGGTCGAACAGAAGAGTGGTGGCCAGCCCATCGATCAGCAGTGGCTTGGTCAGATCACCGATCTGCTTGCGAAATTGAAGAAGTTGAAGTGGCGTTACACCGAGGGGACGACCGGTAAGGGCCGAGCCAACGCCGGGATGGTGAACTCGACTGGGTGTTCGTCGGTTTGGGGCAGTACCTTCCCGTTCAACCCCTATCCGTTCCCCTGGGCGAACCATCTGTTCCAAGACGCAACCTCGGTGGCGCTTGGATTGTTCGAGGGCCATATGAGCAAGATGGCCGAAGGTTTCAAAACCATTCGGATGGTTGAAAACGAACTCAGCGGTGGCAAGCCGATGGATGAGGCGATGACCTACTTCAATTGGGAGCAGTTCACCGACGAAGAGTGGGAACTGTGTCCACCGGTTGTCGCGATGGGGGGGGACGGTGCGATGTACGACATCGGGTTCCAAAACCTGTCGCGAGCGATGATGTCCGGCAAACCGATCAAAGTGGTTGTGCTGGATACCCAGGTGTACTCGAACACAGGCGGGCAAGCTTGTACGTCTGGATTCTTTGGGCAAATTTCTGACATGGCCCAGTACGGCAAGGCAACCAAGGGGAAACCCGAGATTCGCAAGGAAATTGGTTTGATCGGAATGGCGCATCGTACGACCTACGTGATGCAAAGTTCGATCTCGAATCCAAACCACTTGATCGAAGGATTCATCGAAGGGTTGAAAACTCGCCGGCCTGCTCTGTTTAACCTCTACACATCGTGCCAGCCCGAACATGGCATCGGCGACGACATGAGTGCCAACCAAGCGAAGTTGGCGGTGGAGTCTCGAGCCTATCCACTGTTCAAGTACAACCCCGACCATGGTGTGCTGCCTGAGGACTGTTTTGATCTCGACGGAAATCCAGCAATGGATGAAACGTGGCCAACCTACGAGTTGCAGTACATTGACAACGGACGCAAGAAGTCAATGGAAATTCCGATGACCTTCGCTGATTTCGCGGCGACGGAAATTCGTTTCCGGAAACATTACCGAGTGGCTCCGATTGAAACTTGGAATGACAACATGGTCCTGATGCATGAGTTCTTAGAGCTTTCCGACGACGAGCGCGAGGGCAAGTTCCCGTTCATTTGGAGCGTGGGCCGTGACAAGGAATTGATGCGTTTGTTGGTTGCGGAGCCGATCGTTCGGTCGTGCGAAGATCGCCGCGATTTCTGGGCCATGCTCCGCTCGATCGCCAAGGTCGGTGAACCGACCATCGATCGTGGTGCGGTGGAAGCCGAAGTTCGCCAAGAGATGACTCAGCGGATCGCGGTGGGAATCGCCAACATGATGAGTGGTGGCGGCGCCGCAGCACTGCTGGATGCACCCGTTGTGCCTTCGACCACCGCCGCAGCCTCGTCCAATGGTTCTGCGTCCGGGGACGGCGAGTACATGGCGCCGTGGATCGATACGCCCGAATGCACGTCGTGTGACGAATGCGTCAACGTGAACAAGAAGATCTTTAAGTACAACGATAAGAAGAAGGCTGAGATCATTGATCCCAATGGCGGGCCCTATTCCGATTTGGTGAAAGCCGCCGAACGTTGTACCGCAGCGATCATTCACCCTGGATTGCCTAAGGATCGTAGTGCGAAAGACATTGAAAAGTGGATCGCGCGGGGTGAAAAGTTTAACTGA
- a CDS encoding (Fe-S)-binding protein, translated as MLILNAVLTIGGLTFVLASLLVVANRYLHVTEDVRIGTVEDMLPHTNCGACGFPGCRAFAEALVEGQTMVAKCSVSGPADHTRIAAYLGVDVGSQAKRVARLACAGGNNVARDRAFYQGHSSCAAAALVAGGGKACFWGCLGVGDCEVACDFDAITMNVHDIPVVNEDLCTACGDCVEACPKDLFSIHPANQRLWVACSSLEMGDEVLEECEVACTGCSRCAADAPHQIEMKNSLPVIDYSKGPLTDMPTQRCPTGAIVWLDKEQGPIKGQAAKKVIRRGEIHRATT; from the coding sequence ATGCTTATATTGAATGCGGTTTTAACAATCGGTGGGCTGACGTTCGTCTTGGCGTCACTACTGGTGGTTGCGAATCGCTACCTCCATGTGACTGAAGATGTGCGAATTGGCACAGTCGAGGACATGCTTCCGCACACCAATTGTGGTGCCTGCGGATTCCCCGGGTGCCGTGCTTTTGCCGAGGCGCTGGTTGAAGGCCAAACGATGGTTGCGAAATGTTCCGTGAGCGGTCCAGCGGACCACACACGGATCGCGGCTTACCTTGGCGTCGACGTCGGTTCTCAGGCCAAGCGGGTCGCCCGTTTGGCGTGTGCTGGCGGCAACAACGTTGCTCGCGATCGTGCGTTTTACCAAGGACATTCGTCTTGTGCCGCAGCCGCCTTGGTGGCGGGTGGGGGCAAAGCTTGTTTTTGGGGGTGTCTTGGGGTCGGCGATTGCGAAGTGGCATGCGACTTTGACGCGATCACGATGAACGTCCATGACATTCCGGTTGTCAACGAAGACCTTTGTACGGCGTGCGGTGATTGCGTTGAAGCGTGTCCCAAGGACTTGTTCTCGATTCATCCCGCCAATCAACGGCTTTGGGTCGCATGTTCGTCACTGGAAATGGGCGATGAAGTCCTTGAGGAATGCGAAGTCGCTTGCACCGGCTGCAGCCGGTGTGCGGCGGATGCACCCCACCAAATTGAGATGAAAAACAGTCTGCCGGTGATCGACTATTCCAAGGGGCCACTGACCGACATGCCGACCCAGCGATGTCCTACGGGGGCAATCGTATGGCTCGATAAGGAGCAAGGCCCGATCAAAGGGCAAGCCGCCAAGAAGGTCATCCGGCGCGGTGAAATCCATCGTGCGACGACGTGA
- a CDS encoding NAD(P)(+) transhydrogenase (Re/Si-specific) subunit beta has protein sequence MDSLMISLFGLLADQAMPLNQSLATVAYIIAAVLFIFSLAGLAHQTTAKRGNLLGIGGMILAIAATVLGGMTGGLNAMAVAMLPAALIGAVMASRVAMTGMPELVALLHSFVGLAAVLVGISSYIEPGVAIPPSEQLVHDIEIFVGVFIGALTFTGSVFAFLKLRGTLSGKPLILPARHLLNFVLLLLCIVLGVWFAKAEMNSGMAPLLIMTAIASFIGIHIVVAIGGADMPVVVSMLNSYSGWAAAAAGFMLKNHALIITGALVGSSGAILSYIMCEAMNRSFLSVITGGFGGGTAGSGPAVEIEGTVKEFSVADTVDLLNESQSIVIVPGYGMAVAQAQHSLAKVVKLLTGRNKEVRFAIHPVAGRLPGHMNVLLAEANVPYDIVLEMDEINEDMSGTDAILVIGANDIVNPAALEDPNSPIAGMPVIEVWTAKTCVVMKRGMATGYAGVDNPLFYKDNAYMLFGDAKTNIDAISRALQAGEER, from the coding sequence ATGGACAGCTTGATGATCAGTCTTTTTGGCCTGTTGGCGGACCAAGCGATGCCCTTAAACCAATCGCTTGCAACGGTCGCGTACATCATCGCGGCGGTGCTGTTTATTTTTTCTCTGGCAGGCTTGGCGCATCAAACGACCGCCAAGCGAGGCAACTTACTCGGCATCGGAGGGATGATCCTCGCGATTGCCGCGACCGTTTTGGGTGGGATGACCGGCGGTTTGAATGCGATGGCGGTGGCGATGCTTCCCGCGGCATTGATCGGTGCGGTGATGGCATCGCGCGTTGCGATGACGGGGATGCCAGAGCTTGTGGCGCTGTTGCACAGTTTTGTGGGTTTAGCGGCGGTTCTGGTCGGCATTTCCAGTTACATCGAACCGGGCGTTGCGATCCCGCCGTCGGAGCAGTTGGTCCATGACATCGAGATTTTTGTGGGTGTTTTCATCGGTGCATTAACCTTCACCGGGTCTGTCTTCGCCTTCTTGAAACTGCGCGGAACGCTTTCCGGAAAACCGCTCATTCTGCCCGCCCGGCACCTGCTGAATTTCGTTTTGTTGCTGCTGTGCATTGTCCTCGGTGTTTGGTTCGCGAAAGCGGAGATGAATTCGGGGATGGCGCCGCTATTGATCATGACGGCGATTGCATCGTTCATCGGGATCCACATTGTCGTCGCCATTGGCGGGGCCGATATGCCCGTCGTCGTGTCGATGTTGAACTCCTATTCGGGTTGGGCCGCTGCAGCCGCCGGCTTCATGTTGAAAAACCACGCGCTGATCATCACTGGGGCCCTTGTCGGTAGCTCGGGGGCGATTTTGTCGTACATCATGTGTGAGGCCATGAATCGGAGTTTCTTGAGTGTGATCACCGGCGGTTTCGGTGGCGGCACAGCGGGGTCGGGTCCTGCGGTGGAAATCGAAGGCACCGTGAAGGAGTTTTCGGTTGCCGATACGGTCGATCTGCTTAACGAGTCTCAGAGCATCGTCATTGTGCCCGGCTATGGGATGGCCGTTGCTCAAGCCCAGCACTCGTTAGCCAAGGTGGTGAAGCTGTTGACCGGACGGAACAAGGAGGTTCGGTTCGCGATTCATCCGGTTGCCGGCCGATTGCCGGGCCACATGAACGTCTTGCTTGCCGAAGCCAATGTGCCCTACGACATTGTGCTCGAAATGGATGAGATCAACGAAGATATGTCCGGCACCGATGCGATCTTAGTCATTGGGGCGAATGATATTGTCAATCCTGCGGCGCTGGAGGACCCCAACAGCCCCATTGCGGGAATGCCGGTGATTGAGGTCTGGACCGCCAAGACCTGCGTGGTGATGAAGCGAGGCATGGCGACGGGATACGCGGGAGTCGACAATCCGCTGTTCTACAAAGACAACGCCTACATGTTGTTCGGCGATGCGAAGACGAACATCGACGCGATATCGCGAGCGTTGCAAGCGGGGGAAGAGCGGTAA
- a CDS encoding Re/Si-specific NAD(P)(+) transhydrogenase subunit alpha: MSMLRVGIVKETFPRESRVAATPETARRLIDKLGFRVLVEQSAGDSASFHDEAYLAAGCEIAGDAADVWAAADIVLKVRAPSEHEIEQIREGQTVVGFLSPATSRPLLERLASKNANALAIDAIPRISRAQKMDALSSTANIAGYRAVVEAAGLFGRFFTGQITAAGKVPPAKVLVIGAGVAGLSAIGTARGLGAIVRAFDVRPEVAEQVQSMGAEFLTVQIETDEQGGTAGGYAKTMSKEFIDAEMALFAQQAKDVDIIITTALIPGKTSPILITREMVESMKPGSIVVDLAAVQGGNCELTVADEVVTHAGVHVIGYSDLASRLGHTSSQLYGTNLFYLLEEMGGAEHFTIDMDNVVIRSATVVKDGAITWPPPSVAVSAGQKTLAKEPPASPAAVVERSFGFVEIVSLLMVTLLLVAIAMTGNRELITNFTVFALSCLVGWQVIWNVSASLHTPLMSVTNAISGIIIVGGLVQVGTQSSAAAILGAIAIFFATINIAGGFFVTQRMLKMFRR, encoded by the coding sequence ATGTCGATGTTGAGGGTGGGTATCGTTAAGGAGACGTTTCCGCGGGAATCCCGTGTTGCCGCCACGCCGGAAACCGCACGTCGGTTGATCGACAAACTCGGCTTTCGCGTGCTGGTCGAGCAGTCCGCAGGTGACTCCGCCAGTTTTCACGACGAGGCTTACCTTGCGGCGGGCTGTGAGATCGCTGGCGATGCCGCCGATGTCTGGGCTGCTGCGGATATTGTGTTGAAGGTTCGCGCTCCGTCGGAGCACGAGATCGAGCAGATTCGGGAGGGCCAAACGGTGGTTGGTTTTCTTTCGCCTGCTACCAGCCGGCCCTTGTTGGAGCGTTTGGCCTCAAAGAACGCCAACGCATTAGCCATTGACGCGATTCCGCGGATCAGTCGTGCTCAGAAAATGGATGCCTTGAGTTCAACGGCCAATATCGCAGGCTATCGTGCTGTCGTCGAAGCGGCGGGCCTTTTCGGTCGTTTCTTCACTGGACAAATCACCGCGGCTGGAAAAGTCCCTCCGGCGAAAGTGCTTGTCATCGGGGCTGGGGTGGCTGGATTGTCAGCGATCGGAACGGCACGCGGGCTCGGCGCGATCGTACGAGCCTTTGACGTGCGGCCGGAAGTGGCGGAGCAGGTGCAAAGCATGGGTGCAGAGTTTTTGACGGTGCAAATCGAGACCGATGAACAAGGCGGGACGGCGGGTGGATATGCCAAAACCATGAGCAAGGAGTTCATCGATGCGGAGATGGCCTTATTTGCACAGCAGGCTAAGGATGTCGACATCATCATCACCACGGCATTGATTCCGGGAAAGACATCGCCAATCTTGATCACGCGCGAGATGGTCGAATCGATGAAACCCGGCAGCATTGTTGTCGACTTGGCAGCCGTTCAAGGCGGGAACTGCGAGTTGACCGTTGCCGACGAAGTCGTCACGCATGCCGGGGTGCATGTGATCGGCTACAGCGATTTGGCAAGTCGGCTTGGGCACACGTCGAGCCAGTTGTATGGCACCAATCTGTTCTACTTACTTGAAGAAATGGGTGGGGCCGAGCATTTCACGATCGACATGGACAATGTGGTCATTCGCAGTGCGACGGTGGTCAAAGACGGAGCGATCACGTGGCCGCCGCCATCGGTCGCGGTGTCGGCTGGGCAAAAAACATTGGCAAAGGAGCCGCCCGCCTCTCCTGCTGCGGTTGTGGAGCGAAGCTTCGGTTTTGTTGAAATCGTTTCACTGTTGATGGTGACCCTGCTGTTGGTGGCCATTGCGATGACAGGCAACCGCGAACTGATCACCAATTTTACGGTCTTCGCCTTGTCCTGTTTGGTGGGATGGCAAGTGATTTGGAACGTCAGTGCATCGTTGCACACGCCGCTGATGAGTGTGACCAACGCGATCAGTGGCATCATCATTGTCGGCGGCTTGGTCCAGGTCGGGACACAATCCTCCGCTGCGGCAATCCTTGGTGCCATCGCCATTTTCTTTGCCACCATCAATATTGCGGGCGGTTTCTTCGTCACCCAACGCATGTTGAAAATGTTTCGCAGGTAG